Proteins encoded in a region of the Thunnus maccoyii chromosome 4, fThuMac1.1, whole genome shotgun sequence genome:
- the pfdn4 gene encoding prefoldin subunit 4 isoform X1 — MAATMKGPVAVEDVNVTFEDQQKINKFARNTSRMTELKNEIEAKKKKSLQNLQDASDDLMMFDDDSLLIPYQIGDIFISHTQEETQEMLEAAKEKLEQEVKGLEERVSAIQQVLGDLKVQLYAKFGNNINLEADES, encoded by the exons ATGGCAGCAACTATGAAGGGACCTGTA GCTGTTGAAGatgtaaatgtcacatttgaAGACCAGCAGAAGATCAACAAATTCGCGAGGAACACGAGTCGGATGACGGAGCTCAAAAATGAAATAGAGGCAAAAAAA aaa AAATCACTGCAGAACTTACAGGATGCCAGTGATGACCTGATGATGTTCGATGACGACTCTCTATTGATCCCTTATCAAATCGGTGACATCTTTATCAGTCACACCCAGGAAGAAACACAGGAGATGCTGGAGGCTGCAAAG GAAAAACTGGAGCAGGAAGTCAAAGGCCTTGAGGAGCGAGTGTCAGCGATACAGCAAGTGTTGGGTGATCTGAAGGTCCAACTCTATGCCAAGTTTGGTAACAACATTAACCTGGAGGCAGATGAAAGCTGA
- the pfdn4 gene encoding prefoldin subunit 4 isoform X2 produces the protein MAATMKGPVAVEDVNVTFEDQQKINKFARNTSRMTELKNEIEAKKKSLQNLQDASDDLMMFDDDSLLIPYQIGDIFISHTQEETQEMLEAAKEKLEQEVKGLEERVSAIQQVLGDLKVQLYAKFGNNINLEADES, from the exons ATGGCAGCAACTATGAAGGGACCTGTA GCTGTTGAAGatgtaaatgtcacatttgaAGACCAGCAGAAGATCAACAAATTCGCGAGGAACACGAGTCGGATGACGGAGCTCAAAAATGAAATAGAGGCAAAAAAA AAATCACTGCAGAACTTACAGGATGCCAGTGATGACCTGATGATGTTCGATGACGACTCTCTATTGATCCCTTATCAAATCGGTGACATCTTTATCAGTCACACCCAGGAAGAAACACAGGAGATGCTGGAGGCTGCAAAG GAAAAACTGGAGCAGGAAGTCAAAGGCCTTGAGGAGCGAGTGTCAGCGATACAGCAAGTGTTGGGTGATCTGAAGGTCCAACTCTATGCCAAGTTTGGTAACAACATTAACCTGGAGGCAGATGAAAGCTGA